Proteins encoded by one window of Salvia splendens isolate huo1 chromosome 7, SspV2, whole genome shotgun sequence:
- the LOC121742731 gene encoding GTPase LSG1-1-like: MPKGEKIVLGRALVKHHNQMIRETKEKGKLYRTQHKKVLESVTEVSDIEAVIEQADEAHRLYSSLNPGQFPINLDSASSTIDMTPEERKEQQKREEALHASSLRIPRRPPWNAKMSVEELDDNEKRAFLEWRRSLARLEDNENLVLTPFEKNLDIWRQLWRVLERSDLIVMVVDARDPLFYRCPDLEAYAREIDEHKNTLLLVNKADLLPFSVREQWANYFHEHGILFLFWSAKAATAALEGKELSLSVGTQQDLANSGTKVYGRDELLARLQAEAENIVLMRSRSKSTDEDLSDVHSHDESVSEHAPPRNVVVGFVGYPNVGKSSTINALVGEKRTGVTSTPGKTKHFQTLIISEKLTLCDCPGLVFPSFTSSRYEMIASGVLPIDRLTEHRAAVQVVADRVPRSVIESVYKIKLPKPKSYELQSRPPLAAELLRAYCASRGYVASSGLPDETKASRLMLKDYIDGKLPHYEMPPDISNDEDDGEDATEHSAPHESDLSADEDPPVAADEAAAGLEHELSDLNSFDIDNGLTSAKTAVKKRETKPHKQHKKPQRKKDRTWRVKDNDGDGMAVVRVVQKPASGRGPVIA; encoded by the exons ATGCCCAAGGGAGAGAAAATCGTCCTCGGACGAGCTTTAGTGAAGCACCACAATCAGATGATAAGGGAGACCAAGGAGAAAGGCAAGTTATACCGAACCCAGCACAAGAAGGTTCTCGAATCGGTGACTGAGGTCAGTGACATCGAAGCCGTCATCGAACAGGCCGACGAAGCTCACCGCCTTTACTCTTCTCTCAATCCCGGCCAATTCCCCATCAATTT GGATTCTGCTTCCAGCACAATTGATATGACACCAGAAGAAAGAAAAGAGCAACAGAAGAGGGAGGAAGCTTTGCACGCCAGCAGTCTCCGTATTCCTCGAAG GCCACCATGGAATGCTAAAATGTCCGTTGAAGAGCTTGACGATAATGAAAAACGAGCATTTCTAGAGTGGCGCCGCAGTCTTGCAAG GCTCGAGGACAATGAGAATCTAGTTCTTACTCCATTTGAGAAAAATCTGGATATTTGGAGACAGCTTTGGAGAGTGCTTGAACGCAGTGACCTG ATAGTGATGGTTGTTGATGCAAGAGACCCGCTTTTCTACCGTTGCCCCGATTTAGAG GCATATGCACGAGAGATTGATGAACACAAGAACACTTTACTCCTTGTGAACAAGGCAGATCTTCTGCCATTCTCTGTTAG GGAACAATGGGCTAATTACTTCCATGAACATGGTATTCTCTTTCTTTTCTGGTCGGCTAAAGCTGCGACTGCTGCTTTAGAGGGGAAGGAGCTCAGTTTGTCCGTTGGTACCCAGCAAGACTTAGCTAATTCTGGAACGAAAGTATATGGTAGAGATGAGCTACTTGCGCGGCTGCAAGCTGAAGCTGAGAATATTGTCTTAATGAGAAGCCGATCTAAGTCCACTGACGAGGACTTGTCAGACGTGCATTCTCATGATGAAAGTGTTTCCGAGCACGCACCGCCTCGCAATGTAGTTGTCGGATTTGTTGGATATCCCAACGTAGGAAAGAGTTCCACAATAAATGCTTTGGTGGGAGAGAAGAGGACCGGTGTAACCTCAACTCCTGGGAAGACCAAACATTTCCAGACATTGATAATATCTGAGAAACTTACTCTCTGTGATTGCCCAGGACTTGTGTTTCCATCCTTCACTAGTTCAAGATACGAGATGATTGCATCTGGGGTCTTGCCTATCGATCGCTTGACAGAGCACCGTGCGGCTGTGCAGGTGGTTGCAGATCGAGTGCCAAGATCCGTTATTGAGAGCGTCTACAAAATCAAATTGCCAAAACCCAAGTCGTACGAGCTACAATCACGGCCCCCTTTGGCAGCAGAGCTTCTAAGAGCATACTGTGCCTCTCGTGGGTATGTAGCCTCAAGTGGACTACCAGATGAGACCAAAGCTTCACGCCTGATGCTCAAGGATTACATCGATGGGAAACTTCCCCATTATGAAATGCCACCAGATATATCaaatgatgaagatgatggCGAGGATGCAACCGAACACAGCGCGCCACATGAATCAGACCTATCTGCCGATGAAGACCCTCCAGTTGCTGCAGATGAAGCTGCAGCTGGTCTGGAGCACGAGCTGAGTGATCTGAATTCTTTCGACATCGACAATGGGTTGACTTCTGCCAAGACTGCTGTTAAGAAAAGGGAAACTAAACCTCATAAACAGCATAAGAAGCCCCAAAGAAAGAAGGATAGGACGTGGCGGGTAAAAGACAACGATGGAGACGGGATGGCGGTAGTCAGGGTAGTCCAAAAGCCAGCAAGTGGAAGAGGCCCTGTTATTGCTTAA
- the LOC121741835 gene encoding outer envelope protein 39, chloroplastic-like yields MGAQKSIHAGNAKVDFNVDFTHKLCAALMLPSLRNAGGWSPLSLVIGSLCIKHPNLFGKSEKLDVLWDKGLCDSNILVTYRKPRPEWLSQHAFIIQHSISPEIGIHGIPVENLSRSASGGVNLSRLSAGVDLSEPASSNWSSKTSIKFEHVRPVNDDGRSISRDLHGFPVTCSGDYHDSMVVLKQESRFAKATDHSFTRFSVQIEQGIPILSKWLIFNRFKFAASRGIRLGPAFFLTSLTGGSIVGDIAPYQAFSIGGQGSVRGYGDGAVGSGRSCLVANSELTLPLSSMLEGAVFLDCGSDLGSGRHVPGNPSLRHGKPGSGVGLGYGLRLKSHLGHLQVDLAMNSFKQKTVYFGFSNVS; encoded by the exons ATGGGAGCACAGAAAAGCATTCACGCCGGCAATG CCAAGGTAGATTTCAATGTTGATTTCACACACAAACTATGCGCTGCCTTGATGCTGCCTTCTCTCAG AAATGCGGGTGGATGGAGTCCACTTTCACTCGTTATTGGGAG CCTTTGCATAAAGCATCCAAATCTATTTGGAAAGAGTGAGAAGCTTGATGTATTGTGGGATAAAGGACTCTGTGATTCCAATATATTGGTTACTTACCGGAAGCCAAGACCGGAGTGGCTTTCGCAGCATGCCTTCATTATTCAG CACTCCATTTCCCCCGAGATAGGAATTCATGGCATCCCGGTTGAAAACCTTTCTCGTTCAGCAAGTGGAGGTGTCAATCTTAGTCGTTTATCTGCTGGTGTAGACCTAAGTGAGCCTGCAAGCTCCAATTGGAGCAGTAAAACCAGTATCAAGTTTGAG CATGTTCGTCCTGTTAATGATGATGGGCGGTCTATTAGCAGAGATCTTCATGGTTTTCCAGTGACTTGCAG TGGCGATTATCATGATAGTATGGTAGTGCTCAAACAGGAATCTCGCTTTGCCAAAGCAACTGATCACAGCTTTACTCGA TTTAGCGTGCAAATTGAACAAGGGATTCCAATTCTTTCCAAGTGGCTAATCTTTAACCGATTCAAGTTTGCTGCTTCAAGGGGTATACGGCTTGGGCCTGCATTTTTCTTGACAAG CCTCACAGGCGGCTCGATCGTAGGAGACATAGCTCCTTATCAAGCCTTTTCCATAGGAGGACAAGGTAGTGTAAGGGGCTATGGTGACGGGGCTGTTGGATCTGGCAGATCATGCCTAGTTGCTAACAGTGAATTGACACTGCCACTG AGCTCAATGCTTGAAGGTGCTGTTTTCTTAGACTGTGGATCTGATTTGGGCTCTGGCCGTCATGTCCCTG GAAACCCATCTCTCAGGCATGGTAAACCAGGCAGCGGTGTTGGTCTGGGATACGGGCTTCGATTAAAATCTCACTTAGGACACTTGCAGGTCGACCTTGCTATGAATTCTTTTAAACAGAAAACTGTGTATTTTGGGTTCAGTAACGTTTCGTGA
- the LOC121741110 gene encoding E3 ubiquitin-protein ligase PUB22-like, whose translation MEEIETPCYFLCPISMEAMIDPVTVSTGITYDRHSIEKWLSSSKTPTCPVTKQPLNPSAAALTPNHTLRRLIHTWPHPKPSQIEPSDSDLKSFFTANTSILETLIQQLTNGDTGARASAITLIGKAYAVADPIHLIGAGKEVFVEAVRMIKEGVSKKAAVMLVVELCPWGRNRVKAVEAGAVAAVVEMLLESGERRECELGMAVLEQVCRCAEGRAELLKHGAGLAVVSKKILRVSGVVSDRGVRILGLILRYSENSRVLEEMVEVGVVAKLCLVLQVVASHKTKERIREILRLHSRVWKESSCIPPHLLSFYPS comes from the coding sequence ATGGAGGAAATAGAAACCCCATGCTACTTCCTCTGCCCCATCTCAATGGAGGCGATGATCGATCCGGTCACCGTCTCCACCGGCATCACCTACGACCGCCACAGCATCGAAAAATGGCTATCCTCTTCCAAAACCCCCACCTGTCCCGTCACCAAACAGCCCCTAaacccctccgccgccgccctcACCCCCAACCACACTCTCCGCCGCCTCATCCACACCTGGCCCCACCCCAAACCCTCCCAAATCGAACCCTCCGATTCAGATTTAAAGTCCTTCTTCACCGCCAATACTAGCATTCTCGAAACACTGATCCAACAATTAACAAACGGCGACACCGGAGCCCGAGCAAGCGCGATAACCCTAATCGGAAAGGCCTACGCAGTGGCCGACCCGATCCACCTGATCGGGGCGGGGAAGGAGGTGTTCGTTGAAGCGGTGAGGATGATTAAGGAGGGGGTTTCTAAAAAGGCGGCGGTGATGCTGGTGGTGGAGCTTTGCCCGTGGGGAAGGAACCGGGTGAAGGCGGTGGAGGCTGGGGCcgtggcggcggtggtggagaTGCTGCTGGAGAGCGGGGAGAGAAGGGAGTGCGAGCTAGGGATGGCGGTACTGGAGCAGGTGTGCAGGTGCGCGGAGGGGCGGGCGGAGCTGCTGAAGCACGGGGCGGGATTGGCGGTGGTGTCGAAGAAGATACTTAGGGTTTCGGGGGTGGTTAGTGATAGGGGGGTGAGGATTTTGGGGCTGATTTTGCGGTATTCGGAGAATTCTAGGGTTTTAGAGGAGATGGTGGAGGTCGGGGTGGTTGCTAAGTTGTGCTTGGTGTTGCAGGTAGTGGCTAGTCACAAGACTAAAGAGAGGATTAGGGAGATTTTGAGATTGCATTCTAGGGTTTGGAAGGAATCTTCATGTATACCACCTCATTTGCTTTCTTTTTATCCATCTTAG